DNA sequence from the Bacteroidota bacterium genome:
CAGAACGTGAATTCCCGTCTTTTATAACTTGAGTGGGATCCATGTTGATGGCAGAAGTCAAAGCTCCTGCATCGCCAAAATTATTGTTTGAGTTCGTGCCTTTTACATTGATGCTTACTTTAAAGCTGTTTTTAAAAAAAATAGGATCAAGGCTGATATCGCTTGTCAATCTTTGTAAATCGGTATTTTTCAAAATGCCGTTCTGGTAGGTATAACCAACAGAAACCCTGTAAGGTAATGTTTTATATGCACCAGAAACGCTTAAATTATGATCCTGAGAAATTGCAGTACGGAAAATTTCTTTTTGCCAATTGGTGTTTGCACTTCCAAAGATTTTATAATTATCCGTTCCATATAAATTTTGATGGTCGTGAACAATTTGCCTGATTTCATCACCGCTATAAACATCTAAAAATTTAATCGCTTTAGATATGGAAATACTGGCATCATAGGTGATTTTCAATGGACTACCTGCTTTGCCTTTTTTAGTGGTGATGATGATTACTCCATTGGAAGCCCT
Encoded proteins:
- a CDS encoding TonB-dependent receptor plug domain-containing protein, which translates into the protein MTFIKGMKYLLFNLAFSLFISNMLIGQVISNIQYSNDSTSYLSNKKVNIGYGFVNKNNVTGSIVVIDTNQFNRGLIISSPELIMGKVAGLSISSNNGMPGSNFTMNNRGINSLSTNVSAPLIIVDELILNNDLSFLNPNDIESFAILKDASSTAIYGSRASNGVIIITTKKGKAGSPLKITYDASISISKAIKFLDVYSGDEIRQIVHDHQNLYGTDNYKIFGSANTNWQKEIFRTAISQDHNLSVSGAYKTLPYRVSVGYTYQNGILKNTDLQRLTSDISLDPIFFKNSFKVSINVKGTNSNNNFGDAGALTSAINMDPTQVIKDGNSRS